A region of Vibrio chagasii DNA encodes the following proteins:
- a CDS encoding LysM peptidoglycan-binding domain-containing protein produces the protein MRVKYSWALVLLLSGCQLTQSENPDQASEQTNTPPTEVSQANVSPEATKEEQKVEAPVVTPQTQEDVWKRIAMQLEMEVPDQKKVDYYRTWYLKHPSHLKTVSKRAEPFLYLITTKIEERDLPLELALLPVVESSFDAFAYSHGSAAGLWQFLAGTGKDYGLEQNFWYDGRRDVAASTDAALDFLTDLNRRFDGDWQHAIAAYNSGGGRVNSAIRKNKKLGKPIDFFSLDLPKETSSYVPKLLALADVIANQEKYGIDIPAIPNKPVLTLVNPEEQLDLAIAANYAGIPVKELQGYNPAYNQWATAPEKHQKLLLPLDSVEKFNKEVAANKGKGMKLVRYKVQSGDSISVLASKYNTTSKVIRTANGLTNNNIRIGQHLLIPTSTKDDKAYALSASNRLASTQSKSRGQYKLTHKVKSGDSLWTIARANKVSHQSLAKWNGMGPRDTLRIGQELVIWKNGSDGAIIRTIFYNVRSGDTVSGIASKFKVKSSDVVKWNTLQNQKYLQPGQKLKLYVDVTKVSV, from the coding sequence ATGCGAGTTAAGTACAGCTGGGCTTTGGTATTACTACTATCTGGTTGCCAATTAACTCAGTCAGAGAATCCAGACCAAGCTTCCGAGCAAACCAACACACCTCCTACAGAAGTTTCTCAAGCGAACGTTTCACCTGAAGCGACCAAAGAAGAACAAAAAGTTGAAGCACCTGTCGTTACTCCACAAACACAAGAAGATGTTTGGAAACGTATTGCGATGCAACTTGAAATGGAAGTACCAGACCAAAAGAAGGTCGACTACTACCGAACTTGGTATCTAAAACACCCTAGTCATCTAAAAACCGTCTCCAAGCGAGCTGAACCTTTCCTTTACTTGATCACCACCAAGATCGAAGAGAGAGATCTACCTTTAGAACTGGCACTGCTGCCGGTTGTTGAAAGCTCATTCGACGCATTTGCCTACTCTCACGGCAGTGCTGCTGGCCTATGGCAATTCCTCGCTGGCACGGGTAAAGACTACGGGCTTGAGCAGAACTTCTGGTACGACGGCCGCCGAGATGTTGCCGCTTCAACCGATGCTGCGTTAGATTTTCTAACCGACCTAAACAGACGTTTTGATGGCGACTGGCAACACGCAATTGCTGCCTATAACAGTGGTGGTGGTCGTGTGAACAGCGCAATCCGTAAGAATAAGAAGCTTGGCAAACCAATCGACTTCTTCTCACTAGACCTGCCGAAAGAGACCAGTAGCTACGTACCTAAACTACTGGCACTGGCAGACGTAATTGCCAACCAAGAAAAGTACGGCATTGATATTCCTGCAATTCCAAACAAGCCAGTACTGACTCTAGTTAACCCAGAAGAGCAACTGGACTTGGCTATTGCTGCGAACTATGCAGGCATTCCAGTAAAAGAGCTGCAAGGCTATAACCCTGCATATAACCAGTGGGCGACAGCACCAGAAAAGCACCAGAAGCTATTACTTCCTTTAGACTCAGTTGAAAAATTCAACAAAGAAGTAGCGGCTAATAAAGGCAAAGGCATGAAGCTGGTTCGTTACAAGGTTCAGTCTGGTGACAGCATCAGCGTACTGGCAAGCAAATACAACACCACTAGCAAGGTGATCCGCACTGCCAATGGTTTGACCAACAACAACATTCGTATCGGTCAGCACCTACTGATCCCTACTTCCACCAAAGACGATAAGGCATACGCGCTCAGCGCTTCCAACCGCCTAGCAAGCACACAGTCAAAGAGTCGCGGTCAATACAAGCTAACCCATAAAGTAAAAAGTGGTGACAGCTTATGGACCATTGCTCGCGCCAACAAGGTATCTCACCAGTCGCTTGCGAAGTGGAATGGCATGGGACCACGTGACACCTTACGAATTGGTCAAGAACTGGTCATCTGGAAGAACGGTTCTGACGGCGCCATCATCCGTACCATCTTCTATAACGTAAGATCAGGTGACACAGTCAGCGGTATTGCATCAAAGTTCAAGGTAAAGAGTTCAGATGTTGTAAAATGGAACACTTTGCAGAACCAGAAATACTTACAGCCAGGACAAAAGCTTAAGCTGTATGTTGATGTAACTAAGGTAAGTGTATGA
- a CDS encoding class I SAM-dependent methyltransferase → MKPARSRKKFERPYTWAQLHNGDWLRESIQTRLDEWCPKLFGYHMLKLGGLSSEISSCTCNIQHQVNLDIQNPLHNVIADGYNLPFLEKSFDVVVLSHQLDYSNDPHRLLREVDRVMMDDGYIIITGFNPFSVTGLASLMPWRKNSLPWSGRMYTPSRVKDWLGVLNYEVIHCDTYALFPMSKYQAMWTWLENALGGCASFAGSQYFIVARKRTYPLKPIKPHWHLKRRFSPVGASFRTDTRCTLHSIRALRPLKTEKADS, encoded by the coding sequence ATGAAGCCAGCACGTAGCAGAAAGAAGTTTGAGCGTCCTTACACTTGGGCACAATTGCACAATGGGGACTGGTTGAGAGAATCAATTCAAACTCGACTCGATGAGTGGTGCCCGAAGTTATTTGGTTACCATATGCTCAAGCTCGGCGGTCTCAGCAGTGAGATTTCTAGCTGCACATGCAACATTCAACATCAAGTAAACCTAGATATCCAGAACCCATTACATAATGTGATAGCGGATGGCTATAATTTGCCCTTTTTGGAGAAAAGTTTTGATGTTGTGGTACTTAGTCATCAATTAGATTATAGCAACGACCCACATCGGCTATTAAGAGAAGTCGATCGAGTTATGATGGACGATGGCTACATTATCATCACCGGCTTTAACCCATTCAGTGTCACTGGGCTTGCTAGTTTAATGCCGTGGCGCAAGAACAGTTTACCGTGGAGTGGGCGGATGTATACGCCAAGCCGCGTAAAAGACTGGTTGGGTGTACTGAATTATGAAGTGATTCATTGTGATACCTATGCACTGTTCCCGATGAGTAAGTATCAAGCGATGTGGACCTGGCTCGAGAACGCGTTAGGTGGCTGCGCCTCATTTGCCGGAAGCCAATACTTTATCGTCGCTCGCAAGCGCACTTATCCGCTTAAGCCTATTAAGCCACACTGGCACCTCAAACGACGCTTCTCTCCGGTTGGCGCTAGCTTTAGAACCGATACTCGCTGTACGTTGCATTCCATTCGTGCGCTGCGCCCGCTAAAAACAGAAAAAGCCGACTCGTAG
- the gloB gene encoding hydroxyacylglutathione hydrolase, producing MLHIKSIPAFNDNYIWLIENSDRRCAVVDPGDAAPVLEYLAHHELTLDAILITHHHHDHIGGVPELVRQFPGVDVVGPKNEPIPTLTHPVDDGDQLELFGEVFLVLGLSGHTAGHIGYVGDAKLFCGDVLFSAGCGRIMEGTPQQMFDALNKITALPQETEVYCAHEYTAANIAFALAVEPDNQHLQQYRDQVNRLRAQNKSTIPTNLRQEKFVNPFLRYTEPSVVKSVSNRTEQTDPLSVFTALRAWKNEF from the coding sequence ATGTTACATATCAAAAGCATACCTGCATTTAACGACAATTACATCTGGCTGATTGAAAATAGCGATCGCCGTTGTGCTGTCGTCGACCCCGGCGATGCGGCTCCAGTATTAGAGTACTTAGCACACCATGAGCTAACTTTAGATGCAATCTTGATTACACACCACCACCACGATCACATTGGTGGCGTTCCAGAGTTAGTTAGACAATTTCCAGGGGTTGATGTGGTGGGCCCGAAGAATGAGCCTATCCCAACATTGACACATCCAGTGGATGACGGAGACCAGCTGGAGTTATTCGGCGAAGTATTCTTGGTTCTTGGGCTAAGCGGCCACACGGCGGGTCATATCGGTTACGTTGGTGATGCAAAGCTATTCTGTGGTGATGTACTGTTCTCTGCGGGCTGTGGTCGCATCATGGAAGGCACTCCGCAACAGATGTTTGATGCATTAAATAAGATTACGGCGCTTCCTCAAGAAACCGAGGTCTATTGTGCACATGAGTACACAGCAGCCAATATCGCTTTCGCACTTGCAGTTGAGCCAGATAACCAACATTTGCAGCAATATCGCGACCAAGTGAACCGACTTCGCGCACAAAATAAGTCGACCATCCCCACAAATTTGAGACAAGAGAAGTTTGTGAACCCTTTCTTGCGCTATACCGAGCCAAGTGTAGTGAAATCAGTATCTAATCGCACTGAACAGACCGATCCTTTATCGGTATTTACCGCTTTACGTGCGTGGAAGAACGAATTTTAA
- the fadE gene encoding acyl-CoA dehydrogenase FadE, producing MNILLSLLGMTTILGVCLYHRVSLVRALIALTGAMVALTLFGDVAVTGWLCYLLAVAILAVPTIRQTLISQKALSVFKKVLPAMSQTEKEALEAGTVWWEAELFKGKPEWEKLQNIANPKLSEAEQAFLDGPVNTVCEMVNDYQVTHELADLPPEVWQYLKDHKFFAMIIKKKYGGLEFSAYAQSLVLQKLTGVSSVLSSTVGVPNSLGPGELLQHYGTEEQRNHYLPRLAEGKEIPCFALTSPEAGSDAGSIPDYGVVCKGEWQGEEVLGMRLTWNKRYITLAPVATVLGLAFKLRDPDGLLGDQQDLGITCALIPTDLKGVEIGNRHFPLNVPFQNGPTRGDDIFVPIDFIIGGQKMAGQGWRMLVECLSVGRGITLPSNSTGGIKTAALATGAYARIRRQFKQPIGRMEGVEEPLARLGGNAYVMDAASNLTVAGIDLGEKPSVISAIVKYHCTHRGQRSIIDAMDIVGGKGICLGPSNFLARGYQGSPIAITVEGANILTRSMIIYGQGAIRCHPYVLNEMEAAYSESSDALDKFDSALAGHVSFTLSNLVRSLWFGLTDGRGSDTPTPANSTDKQTKRYYQQLNRYSANLALLSDISMAVLGGSLKRRERLSARLGDILSQLYLGSATLKRFESEGSNAEDLPLVHWGMQDSLRQTEVAIDEFLANFPNPVVGRLLRVVLMPFGRIRRAPNDKLDSKVAHILQTPSATRSRIGRGQYLADTQYNAVGKIEKALEVILQAEPLFDKVCKETHQKRAFLRLDLVAQLGLEKGILTEKEAALLESAEQHRLYTINVDDFSPEELAAKPQYPDQSIDNVA from the coding sequence ATGAATATATTGCTCTCCCTACTCGGCATGACAACTATCTTAGGTGTCTGTCTCTACCACCGAGTTAGCTTGGTACGCGCATTAATCGCACTAACTGGCGCAATGGTAGCTTTAACACTATTCGGCGACGTAGCGGTTACTGGCTGGCTTTGTTACCTATTAGCGGTTGCTATTTTGGCTGTACCAACCATTCGACAAACTCTCATCAGCCAAAAAGCACTTTCTGTATTTAAGAAAGTACTACCGGCGATGTCTCAGACAGAAAAAGAAGCACTGGAAGCCGGTACTGTTTGGTGGGAAGCAGAGCTATTCAAAGGTAAACCTGAGTGGGAAAAACTACAGAACATCGCTAACCCAAAACTATCTGAAGCGGAACAAGCGTTCCTTGATGGTCCAGTAAACACAGTGTGTGAAATGGTCAATGATTACCAAGTCACTCATGAGCTTGCTGATTTACCACCAGAAGTATGGCAATACCTGAAAGACCACAAGTTCTTCGCGATGATCATCAAGAAAAAATACGGTGGCTTAGAATTCTCAGCTTACGCTCAGTCTTTGGTTCTACAAAAACTAACAGGCGTATCTAGCGTACTGTCATCAACCGTTGGTGTACCTAACTCGTTAGGACCAGGTGAGCTGCTGCAACACTACGGTACTGAAGAGCAGAGAAACCACTATCTACCGCGCTTGGCTGAAGGTAAAGAGATCCCGTGTTTTGCTCTAACTAGCCCAGAAGCAGGTTCTGATGCGGGTTCAATCCCAGATTACGGTGTGGTTTGTAAAGGTGAATGGCAAGGCGAAGAAGTTCTTGGTATGCGCCTGACTTGGAACAAACGCTACATCACTCTGGCACCGGTTGCGACCGTATTGGGTTTGGCCTTTAAACTGCGCGATCCAGACGGCTTACTGGGCGACCAGCAAGATCTTGGTATCACCTGTGCGCTTATCCCAACGGATTTAAAAGGCGTGGAGATTGGCAACCGCCACTTCCCACTAAATGTTCCTTTCCAAAATGGTCCAACGCGAGGTGACGATATTTTCGTCCCTATCGATTTCATCATTGGCGGTCAGAAAATGGCGGGCCAAGGTTGGAGAATGCTGGTTGAATGTCTGTCAGTGGGCCGTGGTATCACACTGCCATCAAACTCAACAGGTGGTATCAAAACAGCAGCACTTGCGACTGGCGCTTACGCTCGTATTCGTCGCCAATTCAAACAACCAATTGGTCGCATGGAAGGCGTCGAAGAGCCACTGGCACGCCTAGGTGGTAATGCCTATGTCATGGATGCAGCGAGCAACCTGACCGTTGCAGGTATCGATCTAGGTGAAAAGCCTTCGGTTATCTCAGCAATCGTGAAGTATCACTGTACGCACCGCGGTCAACGCAGCATCATCGATGCAATGGACATCGTAGGTGGTAAGGGTATTTGCTTGGGTCCATCGAACTTCCTAGCTCGTGGCTATCAAGGCTCGCCAATTGCGATTACCGTTGAAGGTGCAAACATCCTGACTCGTTCAATGATCATTTACGGTCAAGGGGCGATTCGTTGCCACCCTTACGTTCTTAATGAAATGGAAGCAGCATACTCAGAAAGCAGCGATGCGCTTGATAAGTTTGATTCAGCGTTAGCAGGACACGTTAGCTTTACGCTAAGTAACCTAGTTCGTAGTTTGTGGTTTGGTTTAACTGATGGCCGTGGTTCGGACACTCCAACGCCAGCCAATAGCACTGATAAACAGACAAAACGCTACTACCAACAGCTGAACCGTTACAGTGCTAACCTAGCGCTACTGTCTGACATTTCAATGGCTGTATTAGGCGGTTCACTGAAACGTAGAGAGCGTCTATCTGCTCGTCTAGGTGATATCCTGAGTCAACTTTACCTTGGTTCTGCAACACTAAAACGCTTTGAGAGCGAAGGCAGCAATGCTGAAGATCTACCGTTAGTACACTGGGGTATGCAAGACAGCTTGCGTCAAACTGAAGTGGCAATTGATGAGTTCTTAGCAAACTTCCCTAACCCAGTGGTTGGACGCCTTCTACGTGTTGTATTGATGCCATTTGGCCGAATTCGCCGCGCACCAAACGACAAACTGGACAGCAAAGTTGCACACATCCTACAAACACCGAGTGCAACACGCTCACGTATCGGCCGTGGTCAATACTTAGCGGATACTCAATACAACGCGGTAGGTAAGATTGAGAAAGCACTGGAGGTTATTCTTCAAGCTGAGCCTCTGTTCGACAAAGTCTGTAAAGAGACGCATCAAAAGCGCGCCTTCTTACGACTGGATTTGGTCGCTCAATTAGGTCTTGAGAAAGGCATTCTGACTGAGAAAGAAGCGGCACTGTTAGAGAGTGCAGAGCAACATCGACTGTACACCATCAACGTTGATGACTTCTCACCAGAGGAGCTAGCAGCAAAGCCACAGTATCCAGACCAATCGATTGATAACGTAGCTTAG
- a CDS encoding TIGR03503 family protein, producing MFRVLATGCLLLLSFSLHAATESVMSLLDNRFRVDPSIEQITFIIYRADNSKPVVLVRPDGKKYYSWRNADNVRWYEESSMDIVSIDKPMPGPWQAVGKVSPKNNIKLLSHLVLDANEFPDKLYQTERIKFTARLTSDGKPLVLRDFLDRVKLKVTFTKFVENEESLVREARPVPVVMGEFADDGVDLDEKAGDGVFTVSLPIDIEPGKYRARITSGNGVFLRAQEQEVLVYPTPITTTFIQSRKEGLPHTIVVSGEQGMIAPSSLAVHVEHKAPDEYVMYKQGQADVDAMKVPLEIPYNGDLGIYNWSGMVYATDASSQRPLTFPITEHSYSVVQDIDLAESRRLQEEALAEQKRIATEMMILKKREEDRKRSMIIIGVGNVVAILLGLLIWFVVRKVTAKKRAQPEMQLKAPK from the coding sequence ATGTTTAGGGTATTGGCTACCGGTTGTTTGCTGCTGTTAAGCTTTAGCTTGCACGCGGCAACAGAATCCGTAATGAGTTTATTGGACAACCGATTCCGAGTTGATCCCAGCATAGAACAAATTACCTTTATAATTTATCGAGCCGATAACTCTAAACCTGTCGTCTTAGTTCGTCCCGACGGCAAGAAATACTACTCTTGGCGTAACGCTGATAATGTCCGTTGGTATGAAGAATCTTCAATGGACATTGTCTCTATTGATAAGCCGATGCCAGGCCCATGGCAAGCGGTAGGTAAGGTCTCTCCTAAGAACAATATCAAGCTACTGTCTCACCTTGTTTTGGATGCGAATGAATTTCCAGACAAGCTGTACCAGACAGAGCGTATTAAATTCACCGCCCGTCTCACCTCTGACGGTAAGCCCTTGGTACTGCGTGATTTCCTTGATCGAGTGAAGCTCAAGGTGACATTTACTAAGTTTGTCGAAAACGAAGAATCTTTAGTGAGAGAAGCGCGCCCAGTCCCAGTTGTGATGGGTGAATTCGCTGACGATGGCGTTGATCTTGATGAAAAAGCAGGGGACGGCGTCTTCACGGTCTCTTTGCCTATCGATATAGAGCCGGGTAAATACCGCGCGCGCATCACTTCCGGTAACGGCGTATTTTTGCGAGCGCAAGAGCAAGAAGTCTTAGTTTACCCAACACCTATCACTACTACTTTTATTCAATCTCGTAAAGAGGGCTTGCCTCATACAATCGTGGTATCAGGCGAGCAAGGCATGATAGCGCCGAGTTCGTTAGCGGTGCACGTTGAGCACAAAGCACCAGATGAGTATGTGATGTATAAGCAAGGCCAAGCGGATGTCGATGCGATGAAGGTGCCTTTGGAGATCCCTTACAATGGTGATCTTGGGATTTATAACTGGTCGGGAATGGTGTATGCCACCGATGCTTCTAGCCAGCGCCCACTGACGTTTCCTATTACTGAGCACTCTTACAGTGTGGTTCAAGATATTGATTTAGCGGAATCCCGCCGTCTGCAAGAAGAGGCATTAGCGGAGCAGAAGCGAATTGCCACTGAAATGATGATACTGAAGAAGCGCGAAGAGGATAGAAAGCGCAGTATGATCATTATTGGGGTTGGCAATGTGGTTGCGATTCTTCTGGGCTTGCTGATTTGGTTTGTGGTTCGCAAAGTGACCGCTAAGAAAAGAGCTCAACCGGAGATGCAACTTAAGGCACCCAAGTAA
- a CDS encoding endonuclease/exonuclease/phosphatase family protein, translated as MFKKTIIVITLLITLAVVSFHFIFVIPNKPNLITSSPNTSNDIYSCYQNSEPKALDVSDGLSLTVWNIYKQNRSHWQTELNKLTAGSDLVLLQEASMTDGLRQWVTSGQWGSTRVNAFEAFEKSAGVLNLATHLPIEACAYTHEEPWLQLPKSALWSRYKLSNGEELAVINIHAVNFTFGTEDYEAQLKSLTDNLQKYRGPVIFAGDFNSWSEARFTVLKEALEKVGLAEVAFEPDHRTQFITGLVLDHVFYRGLEVEKAKAPITDASDHNPMLVTFKAK; from the coding sequence ATGTTTAAGAAAACCATCATAGTTATCACATTACTGATAACACTGGCTGTTGTTAGTTTTCACTTTATTTTCGTGATCCCAAATAAGCCCAATCTTATTACGTCTTCTCCAAATACCAGCAATGACATTTACAGTTGCTACCAAAACTCTGAACCTAAAGCGCTAGATGTGTCTGACGGCTTAAGCCTCACCGTGTGGAATATTTATAAGCAAAACCGCAGCCATTGGCAGACGGAACTCAATAAGCTGACAGCGGGAAGCGACTTAGTATTGCTGCAAGAAGCGAGTATGACGGATGGACTTCGTCAGTGGGTAACAAGTGGCCAGTGGGGAAGTACTCGAGTCAATGCGTTTGAAGCATTTGAAAAAAGTGCTGGTGTGCTCAACCTCGCGACTCATTTGCCTATCGAGGCTTGTGCTTATACTCATGAAGAGCCTTGGTTACAGTTACCTAAGTCTGCTCTATGGTCCCGTTACAAGTTGAGTAATGGTGAAGAGTTGGCGGTGATCAACATTCACGCCGTGAACTTTACCTTTGGTACCGAGGATTATGAAGCTCAACTCAAGAGCTTAACCGACAATCTACAAAAATATCGTGGACCAGTTATTTTTGCCGGTGACTTTAACAGTTGGAGTGAGGCTCGTTTTACTGTATTGAAAGAGGCATTGGAAAAGGTAGGTTTGGCTGAGGTCGCTTTTGAGCCGGATCATCGCACTCAGTTCATAACGGGGCTAGTGCTAGACCATGTGTTTTATCGTGGCTTAGAGGTAGAAAAAGCAAAAGCGCCCATAACGGACGCTTCTGATCATAATCCAATGTTAGTCACTTTTAAGGCTAAATAG
- a CDS encoding YIP1 family protein: MNPSSNPLVMLLDIFRSPTACFLALYQRSAWGWQPYVVLMLSPFLFWGAYFSNVDFAWLSAELSKQLAQTNPDQLALLDSNTLLASEIISDVFSRTLTIVLLAFWFNLATKPSQHQHSFWRWFAAASVIIFPAVLGDIASYASLILKHGHVMNYAADLNSLNGLIKLPLTSDWSQFASSLPLLLPWYIVLGYAAVLTWTEFERGQALVISGLPWIGYYLIWAIYILVS, translated from the coding sequence ATGAACCCGTCAAGTAACCCACTCGTCATGCTGTTGGATATATTCCGTTCACCAACAGCTTGTTTCTTAGCGCTTTATCAACGAAGTGCTTGGGGATGGCAACCCTACGTCGTATTAATGCTTAGCCCATTTTTATTTTGGGGTGCTTATTTTTCGAATGTAGATTTTGCGTGGTTAAGTGCAGAGCTATCTAAGCAATTAGCTCAAACAAACCCAGACCAGTTGGCGTTACTTGATAGTAATACCCTACTTGCCAGTGAAATTATCAGCGATGTGTTTAGCCGCACGCTCACTATCGTTCTTTTGGCATTTTGGTTTAACCTTGCAACCAAACCAAGCCAACATCAGCATAGCTTTTGGCGATGGTTTGCAGCAGCATCAGTGATCATCTTCCCTGCAGTTTTAGGTGATATTGCGAGCTACGCAAGTCTAATCCTAAAGCACGGTCATGTGATGAACTACGCCGCTGACTTGAACAGCTTAAACGGCTTAATCAAGTTACCACTTACCAGTGATTGGTCACAATTTGCTAGCTCATTACCACTGCTACTGCCTTGGTACATCGTACTTGGTTACGCGGCGGTATTAACGTGGACAGAGTTTGAGCGTGGACAAGCATTGGTGATTTCAGGCTTGCCGTGGATTGGCTATTACCTAATCTGGGCTATCTACATTTTAGTTTCATAG
- the dnaQ gene encoding DNA polymerase III subunit epsilon, with translation MNTSSTPEQTANEKNSSNENKRIVVLDTETTGMNTEGGPHYMGHRIVEIGAVEIINRKLTGRHFHVYIKPDRAIQEEAIGVHGITDEFLVDKPEYQDIHKEFLDFIKGAELVAHNAPFDTGFMDYEFEKLDPTIGKTDDYCKVTDTLDMAKKIFPGKRNNLDILCERYGIDNSHRTLHGALLDAEILADVYLLMTGGQTSLQFNAGQQEGGVESIRRVESGRKSLKVLRATADEVEAHQSRLDLVEKSGSCLWRQ, from the coding sequence ATGAATACCAGTAGCACTCCAGAACAAACCGCGAACGAAAAAAACAGTTCGAATGAAAACAAGCGCATCGTTGTACTCGATACCGAAACAACCGGTATGAATACCGAAGGTGGCCCTCACTACATGGGTCACCGCATCGTCGAGATCGGTGCCGTAGAGATCATCAACCGTAAGTTAACTGGGCGTCACTTCCACGTTTACATTAAGCCAGATCGTGCGATTCAAGAAGAGGCGATTGGCGTTCACGGTATCACTGATGAATTCTTGGTTGATAAGCCAGAATACCAAGACATCCACAAAGAGTTTCTTGACTTCATCAAAGGCGCAGAGCTGGTGGCACACAACGCGCCCTTCGATACCGGCTTCATGGACTACGAGTTTGAGAAACTGGATCCTACGATCGGTAAGACAGACGATTACTGTAAAGTTACCGATACCCTGGACATGGCGAAAAAGATATTCCCGGGTAAAAGAAACAACCTAGATATCTTATGTGAACGTTATGGCATCGATAACTCGCACCGTACACTCCACGGCGCTTTGCTCGATGCGGAGATCCTAGCCGACGTCTACCTATTGATGACGGGTGGACAAACGTCACTGCAATTTAACGCTGGTCAGCAAGAAGGCGGCGTAGAAAGTATCCGAAGAGTAGAAAGTGGTCGAAAATCCCTAAAGGTTTTACGAGCAACGGCCGATGAAGTAGAAGCGCATCAAAGTCGTTTAGATCTCGTCGAGAAAAGCGGAAGTTGCCTCTGGCGTCAGTAG
- the glnB gene encoding nitrogen regulatory protein P-II, giving the protein MKKIEAIIKPFKLDDVREALAEVGITGMTVSEVKGFGRQKGHTELYRGAEYMVDFLPKVKLEIVVTDEVADQCVDTIIETAQTGKIGDGKIFITDVERVVRIRTGEEDEDAV; this is encoded by the coding sequence ATGAAAAAGATTGAAGCCATTATCAAGCCATTCAAACTTGATGATGTACGTGAAGCGCTTGCAGAAGTGGGCATTACGGGTATGACGGTCTCTGAAGTTAAAGGTTTCGGACGCCAAAAGGGTCATACTGAGCTATACCGTGGCGCAGAGTACATGGTCGACTTTTTGCCTAAAGTTAAGTTAGAGATCGTTGTTACTGATGAAGTAGCAGACCAATGTGTTGATACCATTATCGAGACGGCTCAAACTGGTAAAATTGGCGATGGTAAGATCTTCATCACTGACGTTGAACGTGTGGTACGTATTCGTACTGGCGAAGAAGACGAAGACGCCGTATAA
- a CDS encoding cytochrome c produces MKKITLGLVLGLGLLSGNALAGDVAAGQAKAAVCAACHGADGIAVIPGYPNLKGQNEQYIASSINAYKNGQRTGGLAAVMQAQASMLNDEDIANLAAYYASLK; encoded by the coding sequence ATGAAGAAAATTACACTAGGATTAGTTCTTGGACTTGGACTATTGAGTGGTAACGCTCTGGCAGGTGATGTTGCTGCAGGACAAGCAAAAGCAGCAGTATGTGCAGCTTGTCACGGTGCTGACGGTATCGCAGTGATCCCGGGTTACCCAAACCTTAAAGGTCAAAACGAGCAATACATTGCTTCATCAATCAACGCATATAAGAACGGCCAGCGCACCGGCGGTTTGGCTGCTGTCATGCAGGCTCAAGCTTCAATGCTCAATGATGAAGATATTGCTAATCTAGCTGCTTATTACGCAAGCCTTAAGTAA
- the rnhA gene encoding ribonuclease HI has protein sequence MTKQVEIFTDGSCLGNPGPGGYGIVLRYKKVEKTLAQGYTLTTNNRMEMLAAVVALQTLKEPCSVILTTDSQYVRQGITQWIHNWKKRDWKTADKKPVKNADLWQKLDKETARHTVDWRWVKGHAGHRENEMCDELARTAAENPTQEDTGYQPS, from the coding sequence ATGACGAAACAAGTTGAAATTTTCACTGACGGTTCTTGTTTAGGCAATCCAGGGCCTGGCGGCTATGGCATCGTACTTCGCTACAAGAAAGTAGAGAAGACACTCGCGCAAGGCTATACCCTAACAACCAACAACCGCATGGAAATGCTCGCTGCTGTTGTAGCACTACAAACCCTCAAAGAGCCTTGCTCGGTGATTCTGACTACCGATAGCCAATATGTTCGTCAGGGCATTACGCAGTGGATACATAACTGGAAAAAGCGTGACTGGAAAACCGCCGACAAAAAACCGGTAAAAAATGCCGATCTTTGGCAAAAACTCGATAAAGAGACAGCACGTCACACTGTCGATTGGCGTTGGGTGAAAGGACACGCAGGTCACCGAGAAAATGAAATGTGTGATGAGCTGGCGCGTACCGCCGCAGAAAACCCAACCCAAGAAGACACGGGCTACCAGCCAAGCTAA